A genomic region of Lytechinus pictus isolate F3 Inbred chromosome 2, Lp3.0, whole genome shotgun sequence contains the following coding sequences:
- the LOC129254926 gene encoding alpha-amylase A-like codes for MGGCRGKDGEGFLSRIGYNHMILILLFAAAIYSGDLHETSISEDKEKGAATAMPTTGNIFDALPRIASDMYHVVHNHSIRALNTILDMLKGGNELTDEQNFEKDRTVIVHLFEWTWVDIADECERFLGPYGYAGVQVSPPNEHKYIDTNVFNSPWWQRYQPMGYRLNSRSGTEHQFRDMVERCNAVGVRIYVDAVINHMAKHTEGDRYNFPNVPFSTADFNVPLGRCPVDHGWVSDYYHAENVRNCDLEGLNDLYFGPDNDYHTRDIIVEYLNGMLEMGVAGFRIDAAKHMWPHDLEDIVSRIRRTIWNTKPYIYQEVIDRTSHEAVKASEYFDIGSVTEFKYGDEVFGIGTASKDAVWFSGFGEQWGLMPRDKALVFIDNHDNQRNHGGGGNVLTHKMPYEYKKATAFMLAWDYGVTRVMSSYDFIDTDQGPPADEYGNTQGPTINSDTTCNGGWVCEHRWRQIRNMACFRNAAKGYPVQNWWDNGHNQIAFSRGGKAFFVLNNEPHALSRTLYTGLPPGIYCDVISGDPTASGCTGFIVAVDAAGMASFDIYAGEDPMVAIHVGAKAGSGSGKCNA; via the exons ATGGGTGGATGTCGAGGCAAAGATGGCGAGGGATTCTTATCCAGAATCGGATATAATCACATGATCTTGATCTTACTTTTCGCTGCGGCCATCTATTCAGGTGATTTGCACGAAACGTCAATCTCAGAGGATAAAGAGAAAGGAGCAGCAACAGCAATGCCCACAACGGGGAATATATTTGACGCTTTGCCTAGAATAGCATCCGATATGTACCATG TTGTCCATAATCACAGTATCCGGGCTCTAAATACAATACTCGATATGCTGAAGGGAGGCAATGAGTTGACAGACGAACAGAACTTTGAGAAAGATAGGACCGTCATCGTTCATCTCTTTGAATGGACCTGGGTCGATATAGCAGACGAATGTGAAAG GTTCCTTGGGCCGTATGGCTATGCCGGGGTGCAGGTATCACCGCCaaatgaacacaaatacatTGATACCAATGTATTCAATAGTCCATGGTGGCAGCGGTACCAGCCGATGGGCTACAGGTTGAACAGCCGCAGTGGTACCGAACATCAATTTCGTGATATGGTGGAGAGGTGCAACGCGGTTGGTGTGCGGATCTACGTCGATGCCGTTATCAATCATATGGCAAAACACACGGAAG GTGACCGCTACAACTTCCCGAATGTCCCCTTCAGCACAGCTGATTTCAATGTACCTCTTGGCCGATGTCCCGTAGATCACGGCTGGGTCTCGGACTACTACCATGCTGAGAACGTCCGTAATTGCGACCTAGAGGGCCTGAATGACCTCTACTTTGGACCTGACAATGACTACCATACGCGTGATATCATCGTTGAGTATTTAAATGGCATGCTAGAGATGGGTGTGGCTGGGTTTAGGATAGATGCAGCAAAACACATGTGGCCTCACGATCTTGAGGATATCGTCAGCAG GATAAGGAGGACGATCTGGAATACCAAACCATACATTTACCAAGAGGTCATAGACCGAACCAGCCACGAGGCCGTCAAAGCATCAGAGTATTTCGACATTGGGTCTGTAACTGAGTTCAAGTATGGTGACGAAGTCTTCGGGATTGGGACTGCTTCAAAAGATGCTGTCTGGTTTTCAGGGTTCGGTGAACAATGGGGATTGATGCCACGTGACAAAGCGCTAGTGTTCATCGATAACCACGACAACCAGCGAAATCACGGTGGTGGAGGCAACGTCTTGACCCACAAGATGCCGTATGAATATAAGAAAGCTACCGCGTTTATGCTGGCGTGGGACTATGGCGTGACGCGTGTGATGAGTAGCTATGACTTCATCGATACAGATCAAGGACCACCAGCGGATGAATACGGAAATACACAGGGACCCACAATCAACTCGGATACCACATGCAATGGGGGCTGGGTATGCGAACACAGATGGAGACAAATCCGCAACATGGCATGTTTCAGGAACGCAGCTAAGGGATACCCGGTACAGAACTGGTGGGACAATGGGCACAATCAGATTGCATTTTCTCGTGGAGGAAAAGCGTTCTTTGTTCTCAACAATGAACCACATGCACTTTCTAGAACGCTCTACACTGGTCTTCCTCCAGGAATCTATTGTGATGTAATAAGTGGCGATCCAACTGCATCGGGTTGTACTGGGTTTATTGTTGCTGTAGATGCTGCGGGGATGGCTAGTTTTGATATATATGCAGGTGAAGATCCAATGGTAGCAATTCACGTCGGCGCGAAGGCAGGTAGTGGAAGTGGCAAGTGCAatgcataa